Proteins encoded in a region of the Halarcobacter mediterraneus genome:
- the ruvX gene encoding Holliday junction resolvase RuvX, with the protein MKLACIDIGLKRIGVAICLQSDIITPLPAILRKNRNQAANDTLKILKEWEIDKLIIGFPSASEDMQKRIKHFTSLLNLEIPYEFQEENMSSIEAEDLIKGEIKYKRDGRIDSLAAKIILERYLSKQ; encoded by the coding sequence TTGAAGTTAGCCTGCATTGATATAGGATTAAAAAGAATAGGAGTAGCTATTTGCTTGCAAAGTGACATTATCACGCCTCTTCCTGCAATATTAAGAAAAAATAGAAATCAAGCAGCAAATGATACTTTAAAAATTTTAAAAGAGTGGGAAATTGATAAATTAATTATAGGTTTTCCAAGTGCAAGTGAAGATATGCAAAAAAGAATTAAGCATTTTACCTCTTTATTAAATCTTGAAATTCCATACGAATTTCAAGAAGAAAATATGAGTTCAATTGAAGCAGAAGATTTAATAAAAGGGGAAATAAAATATAAAAGAGATGGAAGAATTGATTCTCTTGCAGCAAAGATTATTTTAGAAAGATATCTTAGTAAACAATAA
- the acpS gene encoding holo-ACP synthase — MIGIDVTSINRIKKMHEKFGKKAYERFLDEEEITLIKRVETAAGFWAAKEAASKAIGTGIGKECSFHDLKIKKNKKGAPKLKYSKELRKKYKIKKTYLSITHDSGVAIAVIQNSLK, encoded by the coding sequence ATGATAGGAATTGATGTAACTTCAATAAATAGAATAAAAAAGATGCATGAAAAGTTTGGTAAAAAAGCATATGAACGTTTTTTAGATGAAGAAGAAATCACTCTTATAAAAAGAGTTGAAACTGCTGCTGGCTTTTGGGCTGCAAAAGAAGCTGCGAGTAAAGCAATAGGAACAGGAATAGGTAAAGAGTGCTCTTTTCATGATTTAAAAATAAAAAAGAATAAAAAAGGTGCACCTAAATTAAAATATTCAAAAGAGTTACGAAAGAAATATAAAATAAAAAAGACTTATCTTTCAATTACTCATGATAGTGGAGTTGCAATTGCAGTTATTCAAAATAGTTTAAAATAA
- a CDS encoding ABC transporter permease produces MKLFLRKLLYLIIMLFIISLISFIAINLAPNSFFASGELNPNITKESIEQLKTIYGLDKPLYIQYFSWFLAILHLDFGISFASGELVKNEILQRLPVTLTINIISMFFIFVISLYLGIKAALNKNSLFDKFASQLSLISFSMPSFYLALISIMVFSIHFEILPIAGLHSVPDDGSLVYYLDYAWHLILPIAIITFAGIGSLTLYVRSLVIEILKTDYIFFAKARGLEKSQILRYYILPNLYPPVITLLGLSLPGIIGGSVILESIFSINGMGLLFFQSALSHDYPVIMGILIIGALLTLLGNMIADLILLKLNPNYDAK; encoded by the coding sequence ATGAAACTATTTTTACGTAAATTATTATATCTAATTATTATGCTTTTCATAATAAGTTTAATCTCTTTTATTGCTATAAATTTAGCACCAAACTCTTTTTTTGCAAGTGGAGAATTAAATCCAAATATCACGAAGGAATCAATTGAACAGTTAAAAACAATTTATGGTTTAGATAAGCCTTTATATATTCAATATTTTTCTTGGTTTCTTGCTATTTTACATCTTGATTTTGGAATCTCTTTTGCTAGTGGAGAGTTAGTTAAAAATGAGATTTTGCAAAGACTTCCTGTAACTTTGACTATAAATATTATCTCTATGTTTTTTATTTTTGTAATTTCTTTATATTTAGGAATAAAAGCAGCTTTAAATAAAAATTCACTATTTGATAAATTTGCTAGTCAATTATCACTTATTAGTTTTTCAATGCCTTCATTTTATTTAGCTTTAATTTCTATAATGGTTTTTTCAATTCACTTTGAAATACTTCCAATTGCAGGATTACATTCTGTTCCAGATGATGGAAGTTTAGTCTATTATTTAGATTATGCTTGGCACTTGATTTTACCTATTGCAATTATTACCTTTGCAGGTATTGGAAGTTTAACTTTATATGTAAGGTCTTTAGTTATTGAAATATTAAAAACAGATTATATCTTTTTTGCAAAAGCAAGAGGATTAGAAAAAAGTCAAATTTTAAGATACTATATATTACCAAACTTATACCCTCCTGTTATAACTTTACTTGGTTTATCCCTTCCAGGAATAATTGGAGGAAGTGTTATTTTAGAATCCATATTTTCAATAAATGGAATGGGCTTATTATTTTTTCAAAGTGCTTTAAGTCATGATTACCCAGTAATTATGGGAATACTTATTATTGGTGCTTTATTGACTTTACTTGGAAATATGATTGCTGATTTAATATTATTAAAATTAAACCCTAATTATGATGCCAAATAA
- the panC gene encoding pantoate--beta-alanine ligase produces MKILKTIEELQEIRKIQKNKTIGFVPTMGALHDGHISLIKQARIENEIVIVSIFVNPTQFLPGEDLDAYPRRDEADKKICEMCKVDYIFMPLSTTMYSEEEVLIKAPNNSYVLEGKTRPGHFDGVLQIVLKLFNLVQPTKAYFGKKDAQQLTLIQQMVKNLFLPIEIVPCEIVREKDGLALSSRNVYLNEEQRKEALFLSKSLYLAASLVGKGERSSSILKTKIYDVMKNLDVEYVAIVDRNFNEIEEIQLKNSIILVVARFDNTRLLDNIWL; encoded by the coding sequence TTGAAAATTTTAAAAACAATAGAAGAACTTCAAGAAATAAGAAAAATACAAAAAAATAAAACAATTGGTTTTGTTCCTACAATGGGTGCTTTACATGATGGTCATATTTCTTTGATAAAACAAGCAAGAATTGAAAATGAAATAGTTATTGTTTCTATATTTGTAAACCCAACACAATTTCTTCCAGGAGAAGATTTAGATGCATATCCTAGACGAGATGAAGCAGATAAAAAAATATGTGAAATGTGTAAAGTGGACTATATTTTTATGCCACTTTCAACTACAATGTATAGTGAAGAAGAAGTACTGATAAAAGCACCTAATAATAGCTATGTTCTTGAAGGTAAAACTAGACCCGGACATTTTGATGGAGTATTGCAAATAGTCTTAAAACTATTTAATTTGGTACAACCAACAAAAGCTTACTTTGGGAAAAAAGACGCTCAACAACTTACTTTAATTCAACAAATGGTTAAAAACTTATTTTTACCAATAGAAATCGTTCCATGTGAAATTGTAAGAGAAAAAGATGGTTTAGCACTAAGTTCTAGAAATGTTTATTTAAATGAAGAACAAAGAAAAGAAGCCCTATTTTTATCTAAATCCTTATATTTAGCTGCTTCTTTAGTAGGGAAAGGTGAAAGATCTTCAAGTATTTTAAAGACAAAAATCTATGATGTAATGAAAAATTTAGATGTAGAATATGTGGCTATTGTAGATAGAAATTTCAATGAAATAGAAGAAATACAATTAAAAAATTCTATTATTTTAGTCGTTGCTAGATTTGATAATACTAGACTACTTGATAATATATGGCTTTAA
- the rimO gene encoding 30S ribosomal protein S12 methylthiotransferase RimO, which produces MKFSETKPTKTLHLVSLGCTKNLVDSEIMLGKLKEYEITNDSSIADVIIVNTCGFIDSAKEESINTILNLHDERKEESVLVMAGCLTQRYQEELQKELPEIDIFTGVGDYDKIDKLVEEKRSAFTNEVFLLNETNDRVITGSSYHAYIKLSEGCNQVCSFCAIPSFKGKLHSRTLESLIKEVKNLVKNGYKDFSFVSQDSSSYLRDLRIKDGLERLVEEVEKIEGIESARILYLYPSTTTLNLIEKIKNSNVFENYFDMPLQHISSNVLKIMKRGKGVEKLKELMNAMREVPNSFVRTTFIVGHPGESQEDFEELCQFVKEYKFDRANVFSYSDEDGTSAYEMLDKVPQEIIDERAEILGNIISQTTNESLEKEISKESYVYVDGESDEHEYLLSSRKTIWAPEIDGEIYINDNQLLDENQTAQQIKFGQKYKVKITELVGDKLLATVIE; this is translated from the coding sequence ATGAAATTTAGTGAAACAAAACCTACAAAAACTTTACATTTAGTTAGTCTTGGCTGTACAAAGAATTTAGTTGACTCTGAAATTATGCTAGGAAAGCTAAAAGAGTATGAAATTACAAATGATTCAAGTATTGCTGATGTTATTATTGTAAATACCTGTGGATTTATTGATAGTGCAAAAGAAGAAAGTATCAATACCATTTTAAATCTACATGATGAAAGAAAAGAAGAGTCTGTTCTTGTAATGGCTGGATGCTTAACGCAAAGATATCAAGAAGAACTACAAAAAGAGCTTCCTGAAATAGATATTTTTACAGGCGTTGGAGATTATGATAAAATTGATAAGCTGGTAGAAGAAAAAAGAAGTGCTTTTACAAATGAGGTTTTTTTATTAAATGAAACTAATGATAGAGTTATTACAGGGTCTTCATACCATGCCTATATAAAATTAAGTGAAGGCTGTAACCAAGTCTGTTCTTTCTGTGCCATTCCTAGCTTCAAAGGAAAACTTCATTCAAGAACTTTAGAATCTTTAATTAAAGAAGTTAAAAATTTAGTTAAAAATGGCTACAAAGATTTTTCTTTTGTTTCTCAGGACTCTTCTTCATACTTAAGGGATTTAAGGATAAAAGATGGTCTTGAAAGATTAGTTGAAGAAGTTGAAAAAATTGAAGGGATAGAAAGTGCAAGAATTCTTTACTTATATCCTAGTACTACAACATTAAACTTAATTGAGAAAATCAAAAACTCAAATGTTTTTGAAAACTATTTTGATATGCCTTTACAACATATCTCTTCTAATGTATTAAAAATAATGAAAAGAGGAAAAGGTGTAGAAAAACTTAAAGAATTAATGAATGCAATGAGAGAAGTTCCAAACTCTTTTGTAAGAACAACATTTATTGTAGGACACCCTGGAGAATCACAAGAAGATTTTGAAGAACTATGTCAGTTTGTTAAAGAGTACAAATTTGATAGAGCAAATGTATTCTCTTATTCTGATGAAGATGGCACAAGTGCTTATGAAATGTTGGATAAAGTTCCTCAAGAGATTATTGATGAAAGAGCTGAAATTTTGGGTAATATTATTTCTCAAACAACAAATGAATCTTTAGAAAAAGAAATCTCAAAAGAGTCATATGTATATGTTGATGGAGAAAGTGATGAACATGAGTACTTATTAAGTTCAAGAAAAACTATTTGGGCACCTGAAATAGATGGAGAAATATATATAAATGATAATCAATTATTAGATGAAAACCAAACTGCCCAACAAATTAAATTTGGACAAAAGTATAAAGTAAAAATAACTGAATTAGTAGGAGATAAACTCCTTGCAACAGTAATTGAGTAA
- the tilS gene encoding tRNA lysidine(34) synthetase TilS has translation MEVLLENINTNKNLLAFSGGVDSSALFFILLEKNISFDIAIINYNIRKESKEEVSYAKELAKKYNKTIFIKDIQVDSFSNFEKKARDIRYGFFDELMENHLYENLITAHQLNDKLEWFLMQFTKGAGINELLSFEELSFRKEYKIIKPLINSSKKDILAYLKANKIKYFIDKTNDDENFKRNYFRKNFSNKLLEEFQEGIKRSFEYLENDLASLRDKIVCVLKEKELEIYKNTKDDNLNIKIIDESLKKRGLILTKKQRDEVLKQKELVISHRVAVSIIKDLIYICPYEKEPIPKEIKEKLRINKIPINCRVYIYQNNFLEKVIETIK, from the coding sequence ATGGAAGTTTTATTAGAAAACATAAATACAAATAAAAACCTTCTGGCTTTTTCAGGAGGTGTTGATTCTTCTGCCTTATTTTTTATTCTTCTTGAAAAAAATATCTCTTTTGACATTGCAATTATTAATTATAATATTAGAAAAGAGTCAAAAGAGGAAGTTTCTTATGCAAAAGAATTAGCAAAGAAATACAATAAAACTATTTTTATTAAAGATATACAAGTAGACTCTTTCTCAAATTTTGAAAAAAAAGCTAGGGATATTAGATATGGTTTTTTTGATGAACTAATGGAAAATCACCTATATGAAAATTTAATTACTGCACATCAATTAAATGATAAGTTAGAATGGTTTTTAATGCAGTTTACAAAAGGAGCTGGAATAAATGAGCTTTTGTCTTTTGAAGAGCTTAGTTTTAGAAAAGAATATAAAATTATAAAACCACTAATCAACTCTTCTAAGAAAGATATTTTAGCTTATTTAAAAGCCAATAAAATAAAATATTTTATTGATAAAACAAATGATGATGAAAATTTTAAAAGAAACTATTTTAGAAAAAACTTTTCAAATAAATTATTAGAAGAATTTCAAGAAGGAATAAAAAGAAGCTTTGAGTATTTAGAAAATGATTTGGCTTCATTAAGAGATAAAATAGTTTGTGTCTTAAAAGAAAAAGAATTAGAAATATATAAAAATACTAAAGATGATAATTTAAATATTAAAATAATTGATGAAAGCTTAAAAAAGAGAGGTTTAATTCTAACAAAAAAACAAAGAGATGAAGTTTTAAAGCAAAAAGAATTAGTCATTTCTCATAGAGTTGCAGTTTCTATAATAAAAGATTTGATTTATATTTGTCCATATGAAAAAGAACCTATTCCTAAAGAAATAAAAGAAAAGTTAAGAATAAATAAAATTCCAATTAATTGTAGAGTTTATATTTATCAAAATAATTTTCTAGAAAAAGTTATAGAAACTATTAAGTAA
- the fliS gene encoding flagellar export chaperone FliS, protein MGIEAYQQHNAVSNDPYKLVLKLYEGTLKYLSFVKEAMEIGDIEAKFSNINKAVAIFDELRNVLDFDNGGDVSYYLDGLYLYQIETLFSAGVDDNINAVDQVMKVVQGLIDAWKDETGL, encoded by the coding sequence ATGGGAATTGAAGCTTATCAGCAACATAATGCAGTATCTAATGATCCGTATAAGTTAGTATTAAAATTATATGAAGGAACGTTAAAGTACTTATCTTTCGTAAAAGAAGCAATGGAAATAGGAGATATTGAAGCAAAATTTTCAAATATAAATAAAGCTGTTGCAATTTTTGATGAATTAAGAAATGTACTTGATTTTGATAATGGGGGAGATGTTTCTTATTATCTTGATGGACTTTATTTATATCAAATTGAAACACTGTTTAGTGCAGGAGTTGATGATAATATAAATGCAGTGGATCAAGTGATGAAAGTAGTTCAAGGTTTGATTGACGCATGGAAAGACGAGACTGGTCTTTAA
- the fliD gene encoding flagellar filament capping protein FliD translates to MAEGILGLGSSGASSLNQELLDKLKEAERKSTVEPVENDLEDWTAEDEKFQEIVTKANELLDSIKPFDLFASGGVNAFNQKSANVTGSSAIFDAVDAANLSEGTTSVKINQLAQKDVYQSITFANKEAQVAGGNDAGDMMILSQSGRPVYQSDFTVNSASDIVDPSGGDITINIDGSDRVFEVSSTTTYKQLIDKINEDQDLSATITINGRLSINSADEKTELTISNNLNSTSLGMSLGEKYSTEGKTYEQLANEINTNSNYNATIETVGTDTNRLVIKSSATGLDNAINITQNGFDLGLNSYSSTSTVTGTDSLSDGLSITIDGETFTTSSDTYDSFIAKIDANANFSASIVDGKVNIQRADGTNLSISNDDLNLGMENSNHTLKAQNLEANVDGIEYDVASNVLVVDGGLKITAVEVDTESTSSTISIQNDTSTISTMVDDFVTKYNEFMDLVNAELYSADSSIDDKSTLRTVVSEIKDKLFNNYGSNEDLNIFNFGLEIDKTGYLSLDSAKFNEAIEEDLDIVKSLFVGSAESEGMGTQLKEYLDSLDSLEGLFTFYEENMDRRKTNLEEDKTEAQETLDSKYAQLAAQFAQYTTIITNLEAQFSSLKLMIAQSSAS, encoded by the coding sequence ATGGCAGAAGGAATTTTAGGACTAGGAAGTTCGGGTGCGAGTTCTTTAAATCAAGAACTTTTAGATAAATTAAAAGAAGCAGAAAGAAAATCAACAGTTGAACCAGTTGAAAATGATTTAGAAGACTGGACAGCAGAAGATGAAAAGTTTCAAGAGATTGTTACAAAAGCTAATGAACTATTAGATTCTATAAAACCATTTGATCTATTTGCTTCTGGAGGCGTAAATGCTTTTAATCAAAAAAGTGCTAACGTAACAGGGAGTTCGGCTATATTTGATGCAGTAGATGCAGCAAATCTTTCTGAAGGGACAACAAGTGTAAAAATAAATCAACTTGCACAAAAAGATGTTTATCAAAGTATTACTTTTGCTAATAAAGAAGCACAAGTTGCAGGTGGAAATGATGCTGGAGATATGATGATTTTATCTCAAAGTGGTAGACCTGTTTATCAAAGTGATTTTACAGTAAATTCTGCATCTGATATTGTTGACCCAAGTGGTGGGGATATTACAATAAATATTGATGGTAGTGATAGAGTATTTGAAGTTTCATCAACTACTACATATAAGCAATTAATTGATAAAATAAATGAAGATCAGGATTTAAGTGCAACAATTACAATTAATGGAAGATTATCAATAAATTCAGCTGATGAAAAAACAGAATTAACAATAAGTAATAATTTAAATAGTACTTCTCTTGGAATGTCTTTAGGTGAAAAATATTCTACTGAAGGCAAAACTTATGAACAGTTAGCAAATGAAATAAATACAAATTCTAATTATAATGCAACAATTGAAACAGTTGGAACAGATACAAATAGATTAGTTATCAAAAGTTCTGCAACAGGACTTGATAATGCTATAAATATTACTCAAAATGGTTTTGATTTAGGTTTAAATTCTTACTCTTCTACTTCAACTGTAACTGGAACAGACTCTTTATCTGATGGATTAAGTATAACTATTGATGGAGAAACATTTACTACATCATCAGATACTTATGATAGTTTTATTGCTAAAATTGATGCAAATGCAAACTTTTCTGCTTCAATCGTTGATGGCAAAGTAAATATTCAAAGAGCTGATGGTACTAATTTAAGTATAAGTAATGATGATTTAAATTTAGGGATGGAAAACTCTAATCATACTTTAAAAGCACAAAACTTAGAAGCAAATGTAGATGGGATTGAGTATGATGTTGCTTCAAATGTTCTTGTTGTAGATGGAGGTTTAAAAATAACAGCTGTTGAGGTTGATACAGAAAGTACATCTTCAACAATATCAATTCAAAATGATACTTCAACAATTTCTACAATGGTAGATGACTTTGTTACCAAATATAATGAATTTATGGATTTAGTTAATGCTGAGTTATATTCAGCTGATAGTTCTATTGATGATAAGTCCACTTTAAGAACGGTTGTTTCAGAGATTAAAGATAAGTTATTTAATAATTATGGTTCTAATGAAGATTTGAATATTTTTAATTTTGGACTTGAAATTGATAAAACGGGATATCTATCATTAGATAGTGCTAAGTTTAATGAAGCTATTGAAGAAGATTTAGATATTGTAAAATCTTTATTTGTTGGTAGTGCTGAAAGTGAAGGAATGGGAACTCAATTAAAAGAGTACTTAGATTCACTTGATTCTTTAGAAGGACTTTTTACTTTCTATGAAGAAAATATGGATAGAAGAAAAACTAATTTAGAGGAAGATAAAACAGAGGCTCAAGAAACATTGGATAGTAAATATGCACAATTAGCTGCACAGTTCGCTCAATATACAACTATTATAACAAACCTTGAAGCACAGTTTTCTAGTTTAAAACTTATGATAGCTCAGTCTTCAGCTTCATAA
- a CDS encoding flagellar hook-associated protein FlgK, translated as MLNSLHVAQSGIKAMNLAFDNVSNNLANENTPGYKKRVVQLSELEILDSRFTGRGVVADEAYRITSEYMYDNILRENTKSNYYNETSRMIGNIEAMFVETEKSGFASDLDRYFQAIENLRANPNSEIYRTTYKTQGTVLVDSLQNLYSNIEKEEQLAQISLEENVLKVNNLINEIGEINEQLGRHVEASNDLLDKRDYLEKELSKYVDIEVDRTNNEYMLKVGGEIAVRYNTNIREINLVEEYVPQVDRFATTDVNGTPIDSISDQVSLDLDDEITYKLNNAHEVTVKIGESIVDALGNPVDLGNGTNVVDSSNYIRALKHKINNDPDISQKVIAYNGNYATDKDGNKVDATVVDKFLVVEARYDGEDGQFEGRVSVTKMTGATVDDRQTVFKDEYQSEEASDKVYLAVYDKEINIKSGVIKAQTENLTTNSPNNKIIDYKEKLDNLARALSDIYDKFVKEGEDEYIYGHVATDEYNGTNNIKNLNLFSGSDVKSLVFNEEAVNDLNQADLDYMAKMQWKKDIEFDGFAQDGSTLNKTSFSEFYQEIRVNISSDKENNDFLLEVQETVFQSIQYNYEQLTKVDSDEEMIDLMKFQAAYTANAKVITAADEMLQTLLNM; from the coding sequence ATGCTAAATTCTTTACATGTTGCACAAAGTGGTATAAAAGCTATGAACTTAGCCTTTGATAACGTATCTAATAACTTAGCTAATGAAAATACTCCTGGATATAAAAAAAGAGTTGTACAGTTAAGTGAACTAGAAATACTTGATTCTCGATTTACTGGACGTGGAGTAGTTGCAGACGAAGCTTACCGAATTACTTCAGAATATATGTATGACAATATTTTACGAGAAAATACAAAATCTAACTATTATAATGAAACTTCTAGAATGATTGGTAATATTGAAGCAATGTTTGTAGAAACTGAAAAGAGTGGTTTTGCAAGTGACTTAGATAGATATTTCCAAGCAATTGAGAATTTAAGAGCAAATCCCAACTCTGAAATATATAGAACAACATATAAAACTCAAGGTACAGTTTTAGTTGATTCTTTACAAAACTTATATTCAAATATTGAAAAAGAAGAGCAATTAGCCCAAATCTCCCTTGAAGAAAATGTTTTAAAAGTTAATAATTTAATCAATGAAATTGGTGAAATTAATGAACAATTAGGAAGACATGTTGAAGCTTCAAATGATTTATTAGATAAAAGAGATTATTTAGAAAAAGAATTATCAAAATATGTAGATATAGAAGTAGATAGAACTAATAATGAGTATATGCTAAAAGTTGGTGGTGAGATAGCTGTTAGATATAATACAAATATTAGAGAAATAAATTTAGTAGAAGAATATGTTCCTCAAGTAGATAGGTTTGCAACGACTGATGTAAATGGTACTCCTATTGATAGTATTTCTGATCAAGTTTCTTTAGATTTAGATGATGAAATTACATATAAGTTAAATAATGCCCATGAAGTAACTGTAAAAATAGGAGAATCTATTGTTGACGCTTTAGGTAATCCAGTTGATTTAGGTAATGGGACAAATGTAGTTGATTCTAGCAACTATATTAGAGCTTTAAAGCATAAAATAAATAATGATCCAGATATCTCACAAAAAGTAATTGCATATAATGGAAACTATGCTACTGATAAAGATGGAAATAAAGTAGATGCAACAGTAGTTGATAAATTTTTAGTTGTTGAAGCTAGATATGATGGTGAAGATGGACAGTTTGAGGGAAGAGTTTCTGTGACAAAAATGACAGGAGCAACTGTTGATGATAGACAAACTGTTTTTAAAGATGAATATCAAAGTGAAGAAGCAAGTGATAAAGTCTATTTAGCGGTTTATGATAAAGAAATAAATATTAAATCAGGAGTTATAAAAGCTCAAACAGAGAATTTAACCACTAATTCACCAAACAATAAAATAATTGACTATAAAGAAAAACTTGATAATTTAGCAAGAGCTTTAAGTGACATTTACGACAAGTTTGTAAAAGAAGGTGAAGATGAGTATATTTATGGTCATGTAGCTACAGATGAATATAATGGTACAAATAATATTAAAAATTTAAATTTATTTTCTGGTTCAGACGTTAAGTCTTTAGTGTTTAATGAAGAAGCAGTTAATGATTTAAATCAGGCTGATTTAGATTATATGGCAAAAATGCAATGGAAAAAAGATATTGAGTTTGATGGTTTTGCTCAGGATGGTTCAACTCTTAACAAAACATCATTTTCAGAGTTTTATCAAGAAATCAGGGTAAATATATCATCAGATAAAGAAAACAATGATTTTTTATTAGAGGTTCAAGAAACAGTATTTCAATCAATTCAGTACAACTATGAACAACTTACTAAAGTTGATTCAGATGAAGAAATGATTGATTTAATGAAGTTTCAAGCTGCATATACTGCAAATGCAAAAGTAATTACAGCCGCAGATGAAATGCTTCAAACACTTCTTAATATGTAA
- a CDS encoding flagellar basal body L-ring protein FlgH, protein MKIKYILISIIPFLFTACGQEPQIQFEKPKLQVPKKEPTVKKKKGSLYSMRGPSLFADKKDLQIGDIIQVQISESLSSNTNSKRELSNDRDMSLGGGMLTPVTGNQLGGVTKSIANESNSLLGVNFGTESSSSNSGEVKTKLSESFSTNISAIIEETYQNGNYFIKGIKEMLIDGQKQSLVLTGIIRPYDITPDNAVSSSQIANLKILYIKDGEEQDVMKVPWGMKLIKSFWPF, encoded by the coding sequence ATGAAGATTAAGTATATACTAATTTCTATAATTCCTTTTCTTTTTACAGCTTGTGGTCAAGAACCTCAAATTCAATTTGAAAAACCAAAATTACAAGTGCCTAAAAAAGAACCTACTGTAAAAAAGAAAAAAGGTTCTTTGTACTCTATGCGTGGTCCATCTTTATTTGCAGATAAAAAAGATTTACAAATTGGAGATATTATCCAAGTACAAATTAGTGAATCTTTATCTTCTAATACAAATAGCAAAAGAGAACTTTCTAATGATAGGGATATGTCTTTAGGTGGTGGTATGCTTACCCCAGTTACAGGGAATCAATTAGGTGGAGTAACAAAAAGTATTGCTAATGAATCAAACTCTTTATTAGGTGTTAATTTTGGAACAGAAAGTTCTTCTTCAAATTCAGGAGAAGTTAAAACAAAACTTAGTGAGAGTTTTTCTACTAATATTTCTGCTATAATTGAAGAAACATATCAAAACGGAAACTATTTTATAAAAGGAATAAAAGAAATGCTTATTGATGGACAGAAACAATCTTTAGTATTAACAGGTATTATTCGTCCATACGATATTACCCCTGATAATGCGGTTTCTTCTTCTCAAATAGCAAATTTAAAAATTCTTTATATAAAAGATGGAGAGGAACAAGATGTTATGAAAGTTCCTTGGGGAATGAAATTGATTAAAAGCTTTTGGCCCTTTTAA
- a CDS encoding flagellar basal body-associated FliL family protein — MAEENSEVKKSGSKGIMVILIVLIVVLLLGLGFLGYVVYAKVLNAPANGQEQVVKEEAGDSNQMYKTAINDLVLNITNAKGREKLMKLSFYLKSTEPSIGSIVEEYKPEIVDAVIAQISSRSSEELLTVGGKALLKEELMEDINNIINEVTSSNDDIKRNNIKNILFTTFVIK; from the coding sequence ATGGCAGAAGAAAATAGTGAGGTTAAAAAATCTGGTTCGAAAGGAATAATGGTAATATTAATTGTTCTTATTGTTGTTTTATTATTAGGTTTAGGTTTCCTAGGATATGTGGTTTATGCAAAAGTTTTAAATGCTCCTGCAAATGGACAAGAACAAGTTGTAAAAGAGGAAGCAGGTGATTCAAATCAAATGTATAAAACTGCAATTAATGACCTTGTTTTAAATATAACAAATGCAAAAGGTAGAGAAAAGTTAATGAAATTATCTTTTTACCTTAAAAGTACTGAACCATCAATTGGCTCTATAGTAGAAGAATATAAACCTGAAATAGTAGATGCTGTTATTGCACAAATAAGCTCAAGAAGTTCGGAAGAGTTGCTAACAGTTGGTGGGAAAGCTTTATTAAAAGAAGAATTAATGGAAGATATTAATAATATTATTAATGAAGTAACATCAAGTAATGATGATATTAAAAGAAATAATATTAAAAATATTCTATTTACAACTTTTGTAATTAAATAA